Proteins found in one Streptococcus criceti HS-6 genomic segment:
- the radA gene encoding DNA repair protein RadA has product MAKKKSIFVCQECGYNSPKYLGRCPNCGSWSSFVEEKEAEEVKNARVSLTGEKTKPTKLKDVSSIDYARTKTNMEEFNRVLGGGVVPGSLVLIGGDPGIGKSTLLLQVSTQLANKGTVLYVSGEESAEQIKLRSERLGDIDNEFYIYAETNMQNIRSEIERLKPNFLIIDSIQTVMSPEITSVQGSVSQVREVTAELMQLAKSNNIATFIVGHVTKEGTLAGPRMLEHMVDTVLYFEGERHHTFRILRAVKNRFGSTNEIGIFEMQTGGLVEVLNPSQLFLEERLDGATGSAIVVTMEGTRPILAEVQALVTPTVFGNAKRTTTGLDFNRASLIMAVLEKRCGLLLQNQDAYLKSAGGVKLDEPAIDLAVAVAIASSYKEAPTNAQDAFIGEIGLTGEIRRVNRIEQRINEAAKLGFTKIYAPKNALHGIDIPKNIEVIGVSTVGEVLKKVFKS; this is encoded by the coding sequence ATCGCTAAGAAAAAATCAATCTTTGTCTGTCAGGAATGTGGTTACAATTCTCCCAAGTATCTGGGCCGTTGTCCTAACTGTGGCTCTTGGTCCTCTTTCGTTGAAGAAAAGGAGGCCGAGGAAGTCAAGAATGCTCGAGTGTCTTTGACAGGGGAAAAAACAAAACCAACCAAGTTAAAAGATGTCTCCTCTATTGATTATGCCAGAACCAAGACGAACATGGAGGAGTTTAACCGAGTACTCGGCGGCGGTGTTGTACCTGGCAGTCTGGTCCTTATCGGTGGGGATCCCGGTATCGGGAAGTCAACTCTCTTGCTGCAGGTCTCGACCCAGCTGGCCAATAAGGGAACGGTGCTCTATGTTTCTGGGGAAGAATCGGCCGAGCAAATCAAGCTGCGCAGTGAGCGCCTAGGCGATATTGACAATGAATTTTACATCTACGCTGAAACTAATATGCAAAATATCCGCTCTGAAATCGAGCGTCTGAAACCGAATTTCCTAATTATCGACTCTATCCAGACGGTCATGAGTCCTGAAATTACCAGTGTTCAGGGTTCCGTTTCTCAGGTGCGGGAGGTGACGGCTGAGCTTATGCAGCTGGCCAAGAGCAATAATATCGCCACCTTTATCGTGGGTCATGTGACCAAGGAAGGGACCTTAGCTGGTCCGCGGATGCTGGAGCACATGGTAGACACGGTTCTTTATTTTGAAGGGGAACGCCACCATACCTTTCGGATTTTGCGGGCAGTGAAAAACCGCTTTGGCTCAACCAATGAGATCGGGATTTTTGAAATGCAGACGGGTGGTCTGGTCGAGGTCCTCAACCCTAGTCAGCTCTTCTTGGAAGAGCGCTTGGATGGGGCGACAGGTTCGGCTATTGTCGTCACTATGGAAGGGACACGCCCGATTTTAGCTGAAGTTCAAGCCCTAGTCACACCGACGGTTTTTGGCAATGCCAAGCGAACCACAACAGGACTTGATTTCAACCGTGCCAGCCTGATTATGGCCGTCTTGGAAAAACGCTGTGGTCTCCTCCTGCAAAATCAAGATGCTTACCTCAAGTCAGCTGGTGGGGTCAAGCTGGACGAGCCAGCTATTGATCTGGCGGTGGCAGTCGCTATTGCATCTTCCTACAAGGAAGCACCGACTAATGCTCAGGATGCCTTCATCGGTGAAATCGGTTTGACAGGAGAAATTCGCCGTGTCAATCGAATTGAGCAACGCATCAATGAGGCTGCCAAGCTTGGTTTTACCAAAATCTATGCACCCAAGAATGCCCTGCATGGGATTGATATCCCCAAAAACATTGAAGTCATTGGAGTTTCAACAGTCGGGGAAGTTCTGAAGAAAGTGTTTAAATCATGA
- a CDS encoding dUTP diphosphatase, which yields MAKIRGFELVSSYSNQDLLPKRETAHAAGYDLKVAETTKIEPGEIVLVPTGVKAYMQPGEVLYLYDRSSNPRKKGLVLINSVGVIDGDYYGNPNNEGHIFAQMQNITQEHVTLEIGERIVQAVFAPYLVADGDQAEGVRSGGFGSTGR from the coding sequence ATGGCAAAAATTCGTGGTTTTGAGCTGGTCAGCTCTTACAGCAATCAAGATCTCTTACCCAAGCGTGAGACAGCTCATGCAGCTGGTTATGATTTGAAGGTGGCAGAAACCACCAAAATTGAACCGGGGGAAATTGTTCTCGTGCCGACAGGGGTCAAGGCTTATATGCAGCCAGGAGAGGTTCTCTATCTCTACGACCGTTCTTCCAATCCTCGAAAGAAAGGGTTGGTCCTCATTAACTCGGTTGGGGTTATCGATGGTGACTACTACGGCAATCCCAATAATGAGGGGCATATTTTTGCCCAAATGCAAAACATCACCCAAGAGCATGTGACTTTGGAGATCGGTGAGCGCATTGTCCAAGCTGTCTTTGCCCCTTATCTGGTAGCAGATGGCGATCAGGCAGAGGGAGTTCGCTCAGGTGGTTTTGGCAGTACAGGCCGATAA
- a CDS encoding NAD(P)H-dependent glycerol-3-phosphate dehydrogenase: MTKQKVAVLGPGSWGTALAQVLNDNGHEVRIWGNIPEQIDEINDQHTNTLYFKDVVLDGKIKAYKDLGQTLDGIDAILFVVPTKVTRLVAKQVADILDHKVIIMHASKGLEPGTHERLSTILEEEIPADLRSEIVVVSGPSHAEETIVRDITLITAASKDLEAAKYVQAIFSNHYFRLYTNQDVIGVETAGALKNIIAVGAGALHGMGYGDNAKAAIITRGLAEITRLGVKMGANPLTYSGLSGVGDLIVTGTSVHSRNWRAGDALGRGEKLEDVERNMGMVIEGISTTKVAYELAQQLGVYMPITTAIYKAIYEGADIKESIFNMMSNELRSENEWQEDKK; this comes from the coding sequence ATGACAAAACAAAAAGTTGCTGTCTTGGGACCGGGCTCTTGGGGGACTGCCCTCGCTCAGGTACTTAATGACAACGGGCATGAGGTCCGTATTTGGGGAAATATCCCCGAACAGATTGATGAAATCAATGATCAGCATACTAACACCTTGTATTTCAAGGATGTTGTGCTGGATGGTAAGATTAAAGCGTACAAGGACTTAGGACAAACTTTGGATGGAATTGATGCTATTCTTTTTGTAGTGCCAACCAAGGTAACACGTCTAGTGGCTAAGCAGGTGGCTGATATTCTCGACCACAAGGTTATCATTATGCACGCTTCCAAAGGCTTAGAGCCTGGTACCCATGAACGCCTATCAACCATTCTGGAAGAAGAGATTCCTGCTGATTTACGCAGTGAAATCGTGGTTGTTTCTGGTCCAAGTCATGCCGAAGAAACCATTGTCCGTGATATCACCCTGATTACAGCCGCTTCTAAAGATTTGGAAGCTGCCAAATATGTTCAGGCTATCTTCAGTAACCATTACTTCCGCCTCTATACTAATCAAGATGTCATTGGAGTAGAAACAGCTGGAGCTTTGAAAAACATCATTGCCGTTGGAGCTGGTGCTCTTCACGGTATGGGGTATGGTGACAATGCCAAGGCAGCTATTATCACTCGTGGCTTGGCTGAAATCACCCGTCTGGGCGTTAAGATGGGAGCCAATCCTCTGACCTATAGCGGTCTGTCTGGGGTCGGTGATTTGATTGTTACGGGGACTTCTGTCCATTCTCGCAACTGGCGGGCTGGTGATGCCCTAGGACGCGGTGAAAAATTAGAAGATGTTGAGCGCAACATGGGGATGGTGATTGAAGGCATTTCAACGACAAAGGTGGCCTATGAATTAGCGCAGCAACTCGGTGTCTATATGCCGATCACCACAGCTATTTATAAGGCCATCTATGAAGGTGCTGATATTAAGGAATCCATCTTTAATATGATGTCTAATGAACTGCGTTCAGAAAATGAATGGCAGGAAGATAAAAAGTAA
- the galU gene encoding UTP--glucose-1-phosphate uridylyltransferase GalU, which yields MTKVRKAVIPAAGLGTRFLPATKALAKEMLPIVDKPTIQFIVEEALKSGIEDILVVTGKAKRSIEDHFDSNFELEYNLEQKGKTDLLKLVNDTTAINLHFIRQSHPRGLGDAVLQAKAFVGNEPFVVMLGDDLMDITDDKAIPLTQQLINDYKETHASTIAVMPVPHEDVSAYGVIAPQGEGRKGLYSVETFVEKPEPEDAPSDLAIIGRYLLTPEIFEILETQAPGAGNEVQLTDAIDTLNKTQRVFAREFTGKRYDVGDKFGFMKTSIDYALQHPQVKDDLKDYIIQLGKELSGKQAK from the coding sequence ATGACTAAAGTAAGAAAAGCCGTCATTCCAGCTGCTGGGTTAGGAACTCGTTTCCTGCCAGCAACCAAGGCCTTAGCTAAGGAAATGTTACCGATTGTAGACAAACCGACTATCCAATTTATTGTTGAAGAAGCCCTCAAATCAGGGATTGAAGACATCTTGGTGGTAACTGGTAAAGCCAAACGCTCCATCGAAGACCACTTTGACTCTAACTTTGAATTAGAATACAACTTGGAGCAGAAGGGCAAAACTGACCTACTTAAATTGGTTAATGATACAACAGCTATTAACCTCCACTTTATCCGCCAGAGCCACCCACGCGGTCTTGGGGATGCTGTCCTGCAAGCCAAAGCTTTCGTTGGAAACGAGCCCTTTGTCGTCATGTTGGGGGACGACTTGATGGATATTACTGATGACAAGGCTATTCCTTTGACTCAGCAACTCATCAATGATTACAAGGAAACTCATGCCTCCACCATCGCCGTTATGCCTGTCCCTCACGAAGATGTTTCTGCCTACGGGGTCATTGCTCCCCAAGGTGAAGGGCGCAAGGGACTGTACTCCGTTGAAACTTTTGTCGAGAAGCCAGAGCCTGAAGATGCCCCAAGTGATTTAGCTATCATCGGGCGCTACCTCCTGACACCAGAAATTTTTGAAATCTTGGAAACCCAAGCACCGGGAGCAGGTAACGAAGTTCAATTGACCGATGCTATTGATACCCTCAATAAGACCCAACGCGTCTTTGCACGTGAATTTACCGGTAAACGCTATGATGTCGGCGATAAGTTCGGCTTTATGAAAACCTCTATTGATTATGCTTTACAACATCCACAGGTTAAGGATGATCTCAAAGATTACATCATTCAACTGGGTAAAGAACTGTCTGGGAAGCAAGCAAAGTGA
- a CDS encoding AAA family ATPase translates to MKETLLLIAGPPATGKSYLVGLIEKIQPTLYKITPDELKEAIADSKGFNSLEEKAALEIIVWKSYYQALEAYMMVGKKIVVSEYPFSDKQKPALLALASRYSYEIITVRLVADFEVLWQRRYHRDREISRHLSHIMTHYHYGDQLLQRELADNHITKNEFWDILKKRDYNHFQLGQLFEFDVSDFARVDYTDLLSYLAKL, encoded by the coding sequence ATGAAAGAAACCTTACTTTTAATAGCTGGTCCGCCGGCGACAGGAAAATCTTATTTAGTCGGTTTAATTGAAAAAATTCAGCCAACCTTATATAAAATAACACCTGATGAACTAAAAGAGGCAATTGCTGACAGTAAAGGATTTAACAGTTTAGAAGAAAAGGCAGCTTTGGAAATCATTGTCTGGAAATCTTATTATCAAGCCTTGGAGGCTTATATGATGGTTGGTAAAAAGATTGTTGTCAGTGAGTATCCTTTTTCCGATAAACAAAAGCCTGCTTTGCTAGCTTTAGCGAGCCGTTATTCATACGAAATCATTACCGTTCGCTTGGTGGCTGATTTTGAGGTTCTGTGGCAAAGACGCTATCACAGAGATCGCGAAATCAGTAGGCATCTGAGCCATATTATGACACATTATCACTACGGCGATCAGCTACTCCAGCGTGAATTAGCAGATAATCATATTACAAAAAACGAATTTTGGGATATCCTCAAGAAGAGAGATTACAATCATTTTCAATTAGGTCAACTATTTGAATTTGATGTCAGCGATTTCGCAAGGGTTGATTACACTGACCTTTTGTCCTACCTTGCCAAATTATAA
- a CDS encoding class II fructose-bisphosphate aldolase: MYKTLKEITDAADKLNMTVGAFNMHNLEMLPSMIRGAQEVGLPIVIQTSVATAQYIGYDVIVAVCKQLANNDLVDVALHLDHARDFDAIRAAIAAGYSSVMFDGSNLPFKENIAKTKAVVDYAHARGVSVEGELGTIGGTEEGISVSEDDKEYTRPNDAVRFLAETGVDALAVGIGTNHGQFKSKTNVKIPLLKEIHSLVDVPLVIHGGTGVKEEDYPELINNGIRKFNVGTELLVGWTAVAKETFGATEVNKSLRYNIIPCNDKVKEIVKHKLSLFMNSDSPLK; encoded by the coding sequence ATGTATAAAACCTTAAAAGAAATTACAGATGCTGCAGATAAATTAAATATGACTGTCGGAGCCTTTAATATGCACAATTTAGAAATGCTCCCCAGCATGATCAGAGGCGCCCAAGAAGTTGGTCTCCCAATTGTGATTCAAACCAGTGTAGCCACGGCTCAATACATTGGCTATGACGTTATTGTAGCCGTATGTAAGCAGTTAGCTAATAATGATTTGGTTGATGTCGCCCTTCACTTGGATCACGCCAGAGATTTTGACGCGATTAGAGCTGCTATTGCAGCCGGCTATTCGAGTGTCATGTTCGACGGCTCAAACCTGCCCTTTAAAGAAAATATTGCAAAAACCAAGGCAGTCGTTGATTATGCTCATGCTAGAGGCGTTTCGGTAGAAGGGGAACTGGGCACTATTGGGGGAACAGAAGAAGGCATTTCGGTTTCTGAGGATGATAAGGAATATACGAGACCTAATGATGCTGTTCGATTTTTAGCAGAAACTGGGGTTGATGCCTTAGCAGTCGGCATTGGGACTAACCATGGCCAATTCAAATCTAAAACCAATGTCAAGATACCTCTGCTAAAAGAAATTCATAGTCTTGTTGATGTTCCGCTCGTTATACATGGAGGGACTGGTGTTAAAGAAGAGGATTATCCAGAATTAATTAATAATGGCATTAGAAAATTTAATGTCGGGACTGAGCTACTGGTCGGCTGGACAGCGGTTGCTAAGGAAACATTTGGAGCAACTGAGGTTAATAAATCCCTGCGTTACAATATTATTCCATGCAATGATAAGGTCAAAGAAATTGTCAAACACAAACTAAGCCTCTTTATGAATAGTGACAGTCCTCTAAAATAG
- a CDS encoding PTS sugar transporter subunit IIC codes for MGIINFIINNILTQASITIALIAMLGLILQKKSIGQIISGTLKTLLGFQVLSAGSNIIVASLTYFGKIFQKGFHTHGIVPSIEAINGQAMNDLGLGREIALTFLAIFIVNILIARFTKWNYIFLTGQALLWMATMTTVFGYFAGLRGLLLIVIGGIVGGIFTVAMPALAQPIIRKVTGNNDIALGHFCTIGYLFEAGVAKIFGERGDKKRSIEDIEMPKSFEFLQDTYLSVMVVMVPLYLITAAFAGSGAVNTGSQNYLMYAFLQSIQFVVGIYVLLAGVRLLLGEIVPAFRGIAMKLVPDAIPALDCPVFFPYSPNAVILGFITTTIGTIVAMFVLPVFGLAMILPGMLTNFFAGGTAGIFGNAVGGRRGAIIGGIAHGFFITLLPALLVTAFSSLGFVNATATDVDTVTAALLYYWILSPIFKMF; via the coding sequence ATGGGAATCATTAATTTTATTATCAATAATATTTTGACCCAAGCCTCAATTACGATTGCTTTAATTGCTATGCTTGGGCTGATCCTGCAGAAAAAATCCATAGGTCAAATTATTTCAGGGACGCTAAAAACGCTGCTCGGTTTTCAAGTCTTGAGTGCGGGTTCTAACATCATTGTGGCTAGTTTGACCTACTTTGGCAAGATTTTTCAAAAGGGTTTTCATACCCACGGCATTGTTCCTTCAATCGAAGCCATTAATGGTCAAGCCATGAATGATTTGGGCTTGGGTAGAGAGATTGCCTTAACCTTTCTAGCTATCTTTATTGTTAATATTTTAATTGCCCGTTTTACAAAATGGAACTATATCTTTTTAACTGGTCAGGCCTTACTCTGGATGGCTACCATGACCACGGTATTTGGTTATTTTGCTGGCTTACGAGGTCTCTTACTGATTGTAATTGGCGGTATTGTTGGTGGAATTTTTACAGTCGCCATGCCTGCTCTAGCTCAGCCGATTATTCGTAAAGTCACTGGTAATAATGATATAGCTCTGGGACATTTTTGCACTATTGGTTATTTATTTGAAGCCGGTGTCGCAAAAATATTTGGAGAACGCGGAGACAAAAAGAGGTCTATTGAAGACATTGAAATGCCCAAGTCCTTTGAATTTTTGCAAGATACGTACCTATCTGTAATGGTTGTTATGGTTCCACTGTACCTCATTACAGCAGCCTTTGCAGGATCAGGAGCCGTTAATACGGGTAGCCAAAACTATTTGATGTATGCTTTCTTGCAGTCCATTCAGTTTGTTGTTGGGATCTATGTCTTGCTGGCGGGTGTTCGACTCTTACTCGGAGAAATTGTTCCTGCCTTCCGCGGTATTGCGATGAAGCTGGTTCCAGATGCTATTCCCGCCTTGGATTGCCCCGTCTTCTTCCCCTATTCTCCTAACGCTGTTATCCTAGGCTTTATTACAACCACCATTGGTACTATCGTGGCCATGTTTGTCCTACCAGTATTTGGATTAGCCATGATTCTTCCAGGAATGCTGACCAATTTCTTCGCTGGCGGTACCGCTGGGATATTTGGAAATGCTGTAGGCGGACGCAGAGGAGCGATTATTGGAGGAATTGCTCATGGCTTTTTCATCACGCTTTTACCAGCTTTATTGGTCACAGCCTTTAGTTCATTGGGCTTTGTCAATGCAACAGCTACTGATGTTGATACGGTGACTGCAGCGCTCCTCTACTACTGGATACTAAGTCCCATTTTCAAAATGTTTTAG
- a CDS encoding PTS sugar transporter subunit IIB: MAKKLNILFVCGAGLGSSFAAQMAAEDVLNKYGIDAKLDHVDISTAASVGPDVIITAQNFEKQFAQFSIDPEKTALVFLKNIVSSQEIEEKLLPVLRERNFI; the protein is encoded by the coding sequence ATGGCTAAAAAATTAAATATCTTGTTTGTCTGTGGAGCAGGATTAGGTTCTAGCTTTGCTGCTCAAATGGCTGCAGAGGATGTCCTCAATAAATATGGTATAGATGCTAAATTAGATCACGTTGATATTTCGACAGCCGCCTCGGTTGGCCCTGATGTTATCATTACTGCTCAGAACTTTGAAAAACAATTTGCTCAGTTTTCAATTGACCCAGAAAAAACAGCCTTAGTTTTTTTGAAGAATATTGTTTCCAGTCAGGAGATAGAAGAAAAATTACTGCCGGTTTTGCGAGAACGTAACTTCATTTAG
- a CDS encoding BglG family transcription antiterminator, translating to MKDRTHAILDRLLDSEIPLTVRYLSTEFKVSERTIRNEISAINELLRQCQLPLVDAIRSKGLELNLSQLDRERLITFIGQHSGFKYLSREERVLDLILDIAFGKEPVFLKKKEECYQVSKSSIDEDIRQVRKSLAYYQVEVVSLPKQGLKFQAKEQFIRTMLFSMVSSVLVAEEQGKKELVYKYVDKERLHHLDTIYSNCISQVEVSPYRINFNLLTYIWLNRLSRGHYISPSNESERRREKNDRISAYISQVLREFKIESSTEEERYIYFLLNSLNKEEAYHPSNWLDLQLLIMQLIQFVEEETGIPFNKKEAQLQEALYGHMIGMVDRIKNGLQLVNPLKDKIKQAYGQVYSGLEKFLRGEQDKLGGIITDDEIAFLTIHFSTALSEINQNNQYWYRAIVICNYGIATGRLLAENLKEYFNIEVLAVLSSREIDLVEKFDVDLVFSTVKLNYKAKPIMIMDTIFNEETKLMVHNFLEANRQHQRLITRKSDYTEMFQILLKTIESQFGKLTKNFYNDLENLFRKNGLTINQKEVQPMIQDVLSDDNILFEKGDFTWQEAIQQVAKPLLRKKNITEDYVQAMIEDVKKYGPYIVIGPHLALAHARPEDGANQLGLSLAIFQKPVSFGHEFNDPVKVIFCLSAVDSYSHLNIMKSLVSLIRKEDNIKKLADASNIQMVKKILFTDDSEEEK from the coding sequence ATGAAGGACAGAACGCATGCCATCTTGGATCGCTTGTTAGACTCTGAAATTCCGCTAACCGTAAGGTACCTTTCGACAGAATTTAAGGTCAGTGAAAGAACCATTCGGAATGAAATAAGTGCCATAAACGAGCTATTGCGACAGTGCCAGCTACCTTTAGTAGATGCCATCCGCTCCAAGGGACTAGAGTTAAATCTATCTCAGCTCGATAGAGAACGGCTAATAACCTTTATTGGCCAGCATTCAGGCTTCAAGTATCTTAGTCGAGAAGAGAGAGTACTAGATTTAATTTTGGATATAGCCTTTGGAAAAGAGCCCGTCTTTTTAAAGAAAAAGGAGGAATGTTATCAGGTGTCAAAATCTTCTATTGATGAAGATATTCGGCAGGTCAGAAAAAGTTTAGCCTATTACCAAGTAGAAGTTGTTAGCCTACCTAAGCAAGGTCTAAAGTTTCAAGCCAAAGAACAATTTATCAGGACCATGCTTTTTTCAATGGTGAGTTCAGTTTTAGTAGCTGAGGAGCAAGGGAAAAAAGAGCTTGTTTATAAGTATGTTGATAAAGAACGGCTGCATCATTTAGATACTATATATAGTAATTGCATTTCGCAAGTAGAAGTAAGTCCTTATCGGATAAACTTTAACCTTTTGACCTATATTTGGCTTAATCGTCTCAGTCGTGGTCATTACATTTCGCCTTCCAATGAAAGCGAGCGTCGCAGAGAGAAAAATGATCGCATTTCAGCTTATATCAGTCAGGTTTTGCGTGAGTTTAAGATCGAATCGAGCACAGAAGAAGAGCGGTATATTTATTTTTTGCTGAATAGCCTGAATAAAGAAGAAGCCTATCATCCCTCCAATTGGTTGGATCTTCAGCTATTAATCATGCAGCTTATTCAGTTTGTGGAGGAAGAAACGGGAATCCCCTTTAATAAAAAGGAAGCCCAGCTACAAGAAGCCTTATACGGCCACATGATTGGCATGGTTGACCGCATTAAAAACGGCCTCCAATTGGTCAATCCCCTTAAAGATAAAATCAAGCAAGCCTATGGTCAGGTATATTCTGGTCTTGAAAAATTTTTAAGAGGAGAACAGGACAAACTCGGCGGAATTATTACCGATGATGAAATTGCCTTTTTGACGATTCATTTTTCGACAGCCTTGAGCGAAATCAACCAAAATAACCAGTATTGGTACCGTGCCATTGTGATTTGTAACTATGGGATAGCAACAGGTCGTTTGCTGGCAGAAAACCTGAAAGAGTACTTCAATATAGAAGTTCTAGCAGTTTTAAGCAGCCGCGAAATTGACTTAGTCGAAAAATTTGATGTTGATCTAGTTTTTTCAACAGTGAAGCTTAACTATAAAGCTAAGCCCATCATGATTATGGATACTATTTTCAATGAGGAAACGAAGCTGATGGTCCACAATTTTCTAGAAGCGAATCGACAGCATCAGAGGTTGATTACTCGAAAAAGCGACTATACAGAAATGTTTCAAATTCTACTCAAAACGATAGAATCCCAGTTCGGAAAGTTGACTAAAAATTTTTATAACGATTTGGAAAACCTATTTCGAAAAAATGGGCTAACAATCAACCAAAAGGAGGTACAGCCTATGATTCAAGATGTGCTATCTGATGATAATATCTTGTTTGAAAAGGGAGATTTTACATGGCAGGAGGCCATTCAGCAGGTCGCCAAGCCATTATTGAGGAAAAAGAATATCACCGAAGACTATGTTCAAGCCATGATAGAGGATGTTAAAAAGTACGGTCCTTATATTGTGATCGGTCCCCATCTGGCTTTAGCACATGCTCGTCCGGAAGACGGTGCAAATCAGCTGGGGTTAAGTCTGGCTATTTTCCAGAAACCTGTCAGCTTTGGTCATGAATTCAACGACCCTGTGAAAGTTATTTTCTGCCTATCTGCGGTGGATTCCTATTCGCATTTAAATATTATGAAAAGTTTAGTCAGCCTGATTAGAAAGGAGGACAATATAAAAAAATTAGCTGACGCCTCAAATATTCAAATGGTTAAAAAAATTTTGTTTACAGATGATTCGGAGGAGGAAAAATAA
- a CDS encoding PTS glucitol/sorbitol transporter subunit IIA, which produces MVKIFETKVLEVGPEAQGMIDGADMMILFGEGAPQDLAEYCFMIDNKNLTGSIKVGGRLVVDGETFPITSVGEVVEKNLVNLGHITISFDGDKEGSLPGTLHVSAPDKVQLRSGSIIQLFSD; this is translated from the coding sequence ATGGTGAAGATATTTGAAACAAAAGTACTTGAAGTTGGTCCAGAAGCTCAAGGGATGATTGATGGGGCTGATATGATGATTCTCTTTGGAGAAGGAGCTCCTCAGGATTTAGCAGAATACTGCTTCATGATTGATAATAAGAATTTAACTGGTTCAATAAAAGTTGGCGGCCGCCTAGTTGTTGATGGAGAAACCTTTCCCATTACCTCTGTTGGTGAGGTTGTTGAGAAGAATCTCGTCAACCTAGGGCATATCACCATTTCCTTCGATGGTGATAAAGAAGGTAGCCTACCTGGCACCTTGCATGTTTCTGCTCCAGACAAGGTTCAGCTGAGATCGGGCTCAATCATCCAGCTATTTAGTGATTAA
- the srlE gene encoding PTS glucitol/sorbitol transporter subunit IIB — translation MSYRSIQVVKGNGGFGGPLIITPTDEKHKFIYITGGGEKPDIVDKIVELTGMEAVNGFKTSIPDEEIALAIVDCGGTLRCGIYPKKGIPTINIVATGKSGPLAQYITEDIYVSAVGLNQITATDEVGEASQPVAASPESSSTSTYDTSKKITEQRAETSLVARIGMGAGKVVAVFNQAAREAIQTMLNTILPFMAFVSLLIGIINGSGIGNWIAKLMIPLAGNIWGLILIGFICSLPFLSPLLGPGAVISQIIGTLIGVEIGKGHIPPQMALPALFAINTQNGCDFIPVALGLSEANAETVEVGVPSVLYSRFLSGVPRVIVAWLASIGLYQ, via the coding sequence ATGAGTTACAGAAGTATACAAGTCGTCAAGGGGAATGGTGGTTTTGGTGGCCCTCTGATCATTACCCCAACGGATGAAAAGCATAAATTTATCTATATTACAGGTGGCGGAGAAAAGCCAGACATTGTGGATAAAATCGTTGAATTAACCGGAATGGAAGCTGTCAATGGTTTTAAGACTTCTATTCCAGATGAAGAAATCGCCCTTGCTATTGTTGACTGTGGCGGAACTCTCCGCTGCGGTATTTATCCAAAGAAGGGCATTCCAACCATCAATATTGTGGCCACTGGTAAAAGCGGTCCGCTGGCCCAATACATTACAGAAGATATCTATGTTTCAGCCGTAGGTCTCAATCAAATCACTGCTACCGATGAAGTTGGAGAAGCTAGCCAGCCTGTCGCTGCTAGTCCTGAAAGCTCGTCAACAAGTACTTATGATACCAGTAAAAAAATTACAGAGCAACGGGCTGAGACAAGCCTTGTGGCCCGAATTGGTATGGGAGCTGGTAAGGTTGTAGCTGTCTTTAATCAGGCTGCGCGTGAAGCGATCCAAACTATGTTGAATACCATTCTCCCTTTCATGGCTTTTGTGTCCCTCTTGATTGGTATTATCAATGGTTCAGGAATCGGGAACTGGATTGCTAAGCTGATGATACCTCTAGCTGGAAATATCTGGGGGCTAATTCTAATTGGATTTATTTGCTCCCTGCCATTCCTCTCTCCCCTTCTAGGGCCAGGGGCCGTAATCTCCCAAATTATCGGTACCCTGATTGGTGTTGAAATTGGTAAGGGCCATATTCCTCCTCAAATGGCCTTGCCAGCCCTATTTGCTATCAATACTCAAAATGGCTGTGACTTTATTCCAGTAGCCCTCGGTTTATCTGAAGCTAACGCTGAAACGGTTGAAGTCGGGGTACCATCTGTCCTGTATTCTCGTTTCTTAAGCGGTGTTCCCCGTGTTATCGTCGCTTGGCTGGCCAGCATTGGTCTGTATCAATGA